A portion of the Bacillus sp. es.034 genome contains these proteins:
- a CDS encoding undecaprenyl-diphosphate phosphatase: MELVILIKAFILGMVEGLTEFAPVSSTGHMIVVDDLWIKSKEVLGKYPANTFKVVIQLGSILAVVIVFRDRFKDLLGMYSRKGKRTSKLKLSHILVGLLPAVILGLLFEDYIDEHLFSLNTVLAGLAIGAFLMIAADVFRPKVQTVETVDEITHKKALLIGLIQCLSLWPGFSRSGSTISGGVLLGLSYRAASDFTFIMAVPIMLGASVLSLMKNWMYFNAEFMPFLLVGFISAFLFAYLSIRFFLKVINKVKLIPFAIYRLVLVGIILLIFV; encoded by the coding sequence ATGGAACTTGTAATACTGATTAAAGCATTTATTCTCGGTATGGTAGAAGGTTTGACGGAGTTTGCTCCAGTATCCTCTACAGGCCATATGATCGTGGTGGACGATCTTTGGATCAAATCCAAAGAAGTATTGGGAAAGTATCCTGCCAATACGTTTAAAGTAGTCATTCAACTTGGATCCATTCTTGCGGTAGTCATAGTGTTCCGGGACAGATTCAAGGATTTACTGGGAATGTATTCCCGTAAAGGAAAAAGAACATCAAAATTAAAGCTATCACATATATTGGTTGGCTTGCTCCCGGCCGTCATCCTTGGGTTACTATTTGAAGACTATATCGATGAACATCTGTTTTCACTAAATACGGTCCTTGCAGGGTTAGCCATCGGAGCGTTCCTTATGATCGCTGCAGATGTGTTCCGTCCAAAGGTACAGACGGTGGAGACCGTTGATGAGATCACTCACAAGAAGGCGTTGTTGATTGGTCTGATACAATGTCTGTCGTTATGGCCGGGCTTTTCAAGGTCCGGTTCTACCATATCAGGTGGTGTATTGCTTGGATTAAGCTACCGTGCAGCGTCTGATTTTACCTTTATTATGGCTGTACCGATCATGTTGGGTGCAAGCGTACTGTCCCTGATGAAGAACTGGATGTATTTTAATGCTGAATTCATGCCTTTTTTACTTGTCGGTTTTATCAGCGCATTCCTGTTTGCTTATTTATCGATCCGCTTTTTCTTAAAAGTGATCAATAAAGTCAAGTTGATTCCATTTGCCATTTACCGTCTGGTTCTTGTTGGAATTATTTTACTGATTTTTGTATAA
- a CDS encoding YitT family protein, which produces MMIEGQVLHQRQQVKVMHKKIPLKEVVKRAFLITVGAVIMAVGLEIFLVPNQVIDGGIVGVSIMLSHITGIKLGLFIFILNIPFFFIGYKQIGKTFAFSTLYGIIVLSISTTFLHPVAAFTQDILLASLLGGIVLGIGVGMVIRYGGSLDGTEILAILSSKRLPFSVGEIIMFVNLFILASAGFVFSWDRAMYSLLAYYVAFKLIDITIKGLDESKSVWIISENYEEIGDALLHRLGRGVTYLKGEGAFSGDDKKVIFCVITRLEEAKLKDIVAEHDPSAFLAIADIAEVRGGRFKKKDIH; this is translated from the coding sequence ATGATGATCGAAGGACAGGTCTTGCATCAACGGCAGCAGGTGAAAGTCATGCATAAGAAAATCCCATTGAAAGAAGTGGTGAAGAGGGCGTTCCTGATCACGGTAGGTGCTGTGATCATGGCTGTCGGTCTTGAGATTTTCCTTGTTCCCAACCAGGTCATCGATGGGGGGATTGTAGGCGTTTCCATCATGCTTTCACACATAACGGGCATTAAGCTGGGACTTTTTATCTTTATCTTGAACATCCCCTTTTTCTTCATCGGTTATAAACAAATCGGTAAAACCTTCGCATTTTCTACGCTTTATGGGATCATCGTTCTCTCGATTTCTACCACCTTTCTACATCCAGTCGCAGCCTTTACACAAGATATTCTGTTGGCATCCTTATTGGGAGGGATCGTTCTCGGCATTGGGGTAGGCATGGTCATCAGGTACGGCGGTTCCCTTGACGGAACTGAAATCCTCGCCATTCTATCAAGTAAAAGGCTTCCTTTCTCTGTTGGGGAAATCATCATGTTCGTGAATCTTTTCATTTTAGCCAGTGCAGGCTTTGTCTTCAGCTGGGATAGGGCTATGTATTCTCTACTCGCTTATTATGTTGCATTTAAACTTATAGATATTACGATTAAAGGACTGGATGAATCTAAATCCGTTTGGATCATCAGTGAGAATTACGAAGAGATTGGAGACGCACTCCTTCATCGGTTAGGCAGGGGTGTCACATATTTAAAGGGGGAAGGTGCCTTTTCAGGAGATGACAAAAAGGTCATATTCTGTGTCATCACACGACTGGAGGAGGCAAAGTTGAAGGACATCGTGGCTGAGCATGATCCCTCCGCGTTTCTGGCGATAGCGGATATCGCAGAGGTAAGAGGAGGAAGGTTTAAGAAAAAAGACATTCATTGA
- a CDS encoding ATP-binding protein, whose product MITLMKTLLVNITILLSFTYNANVLFPFKEKQDSIFKHKITYGLVGSFGALLCMLYPIETLGATHFDLRMIAILISTIYAGLLSGSIVLGCVIIVRYLIGGPYVAVGIAVSVLALVMGMIFRKMLLKTQYKFLGSTLIFLIHSILYITIINVYIPILHLPFYIIYFSVFYFTFLSLVFIIEHLIRTNKQIEEMVYLDKLNMVGQMAASIAHEIRNPLATVREFIQHLSEDSQDKRLKRYSPLILNELDRTNKIITDYLSVARPSGFQLSKLNIEDVIGDCVDLLRPFAAYSNTSIIFHETGSHHIRGDEDHLKQAIMNVIKNGIESIESQGEISITLKDDPFSRSIHIRISDNGKGMTPNELKKIGLPFYTTKTKGTGLGSMVTNKLIREMGGMIEYESEVNKGTVVKIKLPLLP is encoded by the coding sequence TTGATTACATTAATGAAAACTCTATTGGTCAATATTACGATATTATTATCTTTTACTTATAATGCAAATGTTCTATTTCCATTTAAAGAAAAACAGGATTCTATTTTCAAACATAAAATCACTTATGGGCTGGTTGGATCCTTTGGGGCCCTTCTGTGCATGTTGTATCCCATCGAAACGCTTGGAGCCACCCATTTTGATTTACGGATGATTGCGATCCTGATCTCAACCATATATGCAGGATTATTATCAGGTTCCATCGTGCTCGGGTGTGTCATCATCGTCAGATATTTAATCGGAGGTCCTTACGTTGCAGTGGGTATCGCCGTTTCAGTATTGGCTCTCGTGATGGGTATGATCTTTCGGAAGATGCTCTTGAAGACGCAATACAAATTTTTAGGAAGCACCCTTATCTTTTTAATCCACTCCATTTTATACATTACGATTATTAACGTCTATATTCCAATTTTGCATCTGCCTTTTTATATTATTTACTTTTCTGTCTTTTATTTTACCTTTCTCTCACTAGTGTTCATTATCGAACACCTGATACGTACGAATAAACAGATTGAAGAAATGGTATATCTTGATAAACTGAATATGGTTGGACAAATGGCGGCTTCGATTGCCCATGAGATCCGTAATCCCCTTGCAACAGTAAGAGAATTCATACAGCATCTAAGCGAGGATTCACAGGATAAGAGGTTAAAGAGGTACTCCCCCCTCATCCTTAATGAATTGGATCGAACGAACAAAATTATCACGGACTACTTGAGCGTAGCAAGGCCTAGCGGATTTCAACTGTCAAAGCTTAACATTGAAGATGTCATCGGGGATTGTGTGGATCTGTTAAGACCTTTTGCAGCTTACTCCAATACTTCCATCATTTTTCATGAGACCGGCTCCCATCATATTAGAGGTGATGAGGACCATTTGAAGCAAGCCATCATGAACGTTATTAAAAATGGAATCGAATCTATTGAGAGTCAAGGTGAAATTTCAATCACCCTAAAAGACGATCCCTTTTCTCGCTCTATCCATATCAGAATCTCAGATAACGGAAAAGGAATGACCCCGAATGAGTTAAAGAAAATCGGTTTACCCTTTTATACAACGAAAACAAAAGGAACGGGATTGGGAAGTATGGTGACAAACAAACTTATTCGTGAAATGGGCGGAATGATTGAATATGAAAGTGAAGTGAATAAAGGGACTGTTGTAAAAATCAAATTGCCACTACTTCCTTAA
- a CDS encoding LTA synthase family protein produces the protein MSRMKDFFTRFKTHKLVGFALLSLWIKTVLVSLIGFNLHIDTFLDILLIVLNPVGSIMIFIGFSFFFFKRVKKILVVLFMGIATGLLYADLLYFRFYSDFVTVPILFQFKNVGGIGPSTFELMSPWDLLLMADIIIAGWMLKRGRAASDILPRRWKLTYIGIGLSLLVLSIGLGLLKSPYLFAESYDREQMVKSVGPYNYHMYDIGIAATNPFSHLLASKSDTKGPMQYTQAKKKDPSDLFGVAEGKNLILVSMESTQNFVINTKVNGEEITPFLNSLIKDSFYFSNIYDQTAQGKTSDAEFMIDTGLYPLSSGSAFVRKPDNTYVSLPHMLKRKKDYYAAVFHGNDRTFWNREMMYETLGYDRYFSKRDYTVTEENSINYGIKDIPFFEQTMSYLEKVPQPFYTRLITLTNHFPFLLEEDDQFIDTASTDEDVVNRYVTTVRYEDEAIKTLFEKLKANGMYQNTVVVLYGDHYGISEKYEPGVFELLGQKDTPVNHAKLQQVPLIIHVPGEKARTIDTIGGEIDIRATVLHLMGIDPKNALSFGHSLFTRNEDHPVIFRDGDFITDKYIFQDNVCYNKKSEEPVSESQCDPFKETVRKELRMSDDILYGDLLRFLE, from the coding sequence ATGAGTAGGATGAAAGATTTCTTTACGCGTTTTAAGACACATAAACTGGTTGGGTTTGCCCTGCTTTCTCTATGGATCAAAACCGTTTTGGTCTCTCTAATAGGGTTCAACCTCCACATAGATACTTTTCTGGACATTTTGCTCATAGTATTGAATCCGGTTGGTTCCATTATGATATTTATCGGATTCAGCTTTTTTTTCTTTAAGAGGGTCAAGAAGATACTGGTAGTCCTTTTTATGGGGATTGCGACCGGTCTCCTTTATGCTGATCTTCTTTACTTTCGATTCTATTCTGATTTCGTAACGGTCCCCATTCTTTTTCAATTCAAGAATGTAGGGGGTATCGGACCGAGTACGTTTGAATTGATGAGCCCATGGGATCTCCTCTTAATGGCTGATATCATCATTGCAGGATGGATGTTGAAGAGGGGCAGAGCGGCTTCTGACATCTTGCCTCGCAGATGGAAGTTGACCTATATCGGCATTGGTCTTTCATTATTGGTGCTTTCCATTGGATTGGGATTATTGAAATCCCCCTATTTATTTGCCGAGTCCTACGATAGGGAACAAATGGTTAAATCCGTTGGCCCTTATAATTATCACATGTATGACATAGGAATTGCCGCAACGAACCCATTTTCCCATCTGCTTGCGAGCAAATCTGACACCAAGGGTCCCATGCAGTATACTCAAGCAAAGAAGAAAGACCCTTCTGACTTATTTGGGGTTGCTGAGGGGAAAAACCTGATTTTAGTCAGCATGGAATCTACCCAGAACTTCGTTATCAACACGAAAGTGAATGGAGAAGAAATCACACCATTTTTGAATTCCCTGATAAAGGACAGCTTTTACTTCAGTAATATATACGACCAGACGGCACAAGGGAAAACGTCGGATGCCGAGTTTATGATTGATACCGGGCTGTACCCATTATCAAGCGGGTCAGCTTTTGTGAGAAAACCGGATAATACCTACGTCAGCCTTCCACATATGCTAAAAAGGAAAAAAGATTACTATGCAGCTGTTTTTCATGGGAACGATCGGACATTTTGGAACCGGGAAATGATGTATGAGACCTTGGGGTACGATCGCTATTTTTCAAAGAGAGACTATACGGTAACAGAAGAAAATTCAATCAATTATGGGATCAAGGATATTCCTTTTTTCGAGCAGACAATGTCATATCTTGAGAAGGTCCCACAGCCCTTTTATACACGTCTTATAACCCTGACGAATCATTTCCCTTTTTTATTGGAAGAAGATGATCAATTCATCGATACAGCTTCTACGGATGAAGATGTTGTAAACCGATATGTCACAACGGTTCGCTACGAGGATGAAGCGATCAAAACATTATTTGAAAAGCTGAAGGCAAATGGGATGTATCAGAATACGGTAGTGGTCCTTTATGGGGATCATTATGGGATTTCCGAGAAATATGAACCGGGGGTATTTGAGCTTTTGGGTCAGAAGGATACTCCCGTCAATCATGCCAAGCTTCAGCAGGTCCCCCTGATTATACATGTTCCGGGGGAAAAAGCGAGAACCATCGACACTATTGGAGGGGAAATCGATATCCGGGCGACGGTCCTGCATTTGATGGGCATAGACCCAAAGAATGCCCTTTCATTTGGTCATAGCCTATTCACGCGGAATGAAGATCATCCCGTAATTTTCCGTGATGGGGATTTCATTACAGACAAGTATATTTTCCAGGATAATGTCTGCTACAATAAAAAGAGTGAGGAGCCTGTCAGTGAATCACAATGCGATCCATTTAAGGAAACGGTTAGAAAAGAGTTGAGGATGTCAGATGACATTCTGTATGGAGATTTATTGAGATTTCTGGAATAG
- a CDS encoding aminotransferase class V-fold PLP-dependent enzyme: MNNNPLEYKIACEEDEFQQIYTLNYQTFVEEIPQHEENENHILVDKFHDENTYVIAKADKEVVGMIAVRSKRPFSLDQKLNNLDEYLPVQAVPCEIRLLSVKEEYRSTRVFYQLCDRLVSYCLEHGFTMALISGTVRQLRLYKRMGFLPFAELVGEEEARFQPMYLTRASFENSTKAFQRLMVRKTGAITTQSFLPGPVPRHTRVEDAFKRDATSHRSSSFLHEMEVVREGLRDMTGTNHVQVAVGTGTLANDMMAAQLKKLPGKGLILSNGEFGSRLMDHGKRFDLTYHTLEKEWNEHITLEEIETVLQCDPDIKWLWTVHCETSTGYLYNVEEILPLCQKYKVELCIDACSSVGTVPVDFNNVFLASSVSGKGLGSYPGLALIFHREVIEPSDSIPRYLDVGMYACNRSIPYTHSSNLLASLKEALQLIDYDETLKISKKVRRMLADEGFHILGGEDSSPGVITIALNREQCSRQFGDACKSRGILLSYESEYLIKRNWVQVALMGEHNEREVLNAMTILIREYNSMTGTKVVK; the protein is encoded by the coding sequence ATGAATAATAATCCTTTAGAATATAAAATTGCATGCGAAGAAGATGAATTTCAACAAATATACACGTTAAATTATCAAACTTTCGTAGAAGAAATCCCTCAGCACGAAGAAAATGAAAATCATATACTGGTGGATAAATTTCACGATGAGAATACATATGTAATCGCAAAAGCTGATAAGGAAGTCGTCGGGATGATTGCCGTAAGGTCCAAACGGCCCTTTTCATTGGATCAAAAGCTGAACAATCTGGATGAGTATCTACCTGTTCAGGCCGTCCCATGTGAAATCAGGCTCCTTTCAGTTAAAGAAGAGTATAGAAGTACAAGGGTCTTTTATCAATTATGTGACCGCCTCGTGTCCTATTGTTTGGAGCATGGATTTACTATGGCACTGATTTCCGGCACGGTACGTCAGCTTAGACTTTATAAGCGGATGGGATTTCTACCGTTTGCTGAACTTGTGGGAGAAGAGGAAGCAAGATTTCAACCCATGTATCTGACCCGTGCTAGCTTCGAGAATTCAACAAAAGCGTTTCAACGCTTAATGGTCCGTAAAACGGGTGCAATAACCACCCAGTCTTTTCTGCCAGGTCCAGTGCCGCGTCATACAAGGGTGGAGGACGCGTTTAAAAGGGACGCAACTTCTCATAGAAGCAGTTCCTTTCTTCACGAAATGGAAGTTGTAAGAGAGGGTTTACGTGATATGACGGGTACGAACCATGTACAGGTGGCAGTGGGAACGGGAACGTTAGCAAATGATATGATGGCAGCTCAATTGAAAAAGTTACCGGGTAAAGGTCTGATTCTTTCAAACGGAGAATTCGGCAGCAGATTGATGGATCATGGTAAACGATTCGATTTAACCTATCATACACTCGAAAAGGAGTGGAATGAACATATTACGCTGGAAGAAATCGAAACCGTCCTTCAATGTGATCCCGATATTAAGTGGCTGTGGACGGTCCATTGTGAGACCTCAACAGGTTATTTATATAATGTAGAAGAAATTCTTCCCCTCTGTCAAAAATACAAAGTAGAACTTTGTATCGATGCCTGCAGTTCGGTCGGAACGGTTCCAGTCGATTTTAATAACGTGTTTCTCGCCAGCTCGGTAAGCGGAAAAGGACTTGGCTCGTATCCAGGACTTGCCCTGATCTTTCATCGTGAAGTAATCGAACCAAGTGATTCAATACCCAGATATCTGGATGTGGGTATGTATGCTTGTAATAGAAGTATTCCGTATACGCATTCTTCTAATCTACTGGCCTCTTTAAAAGAAGCTCTTCAGTTGATTGACTATGATGAGACCTTGAAAATCTCCAAGAAGGTAAGGCGGATGTTGGCTGATGAAGGTTTTCATATCTTAGGGGGGGAAGATTCTTCCCCCGGTGTGATTACCATTGCACTAAATAGGGAACAGTGTAGTAGACAATTCGGAGATGCCTGCAAAAGCAGGGGTATCTTATTAAGCTATGAAAGTGAATATTTGATCAAAAGGAATTGGGTGCAGGTGGCACTCATGGGTGAACACAATGAACGAGAGGTTTTGAATGCCATGACAATACTCATCAGGGAATATAACAGTATGACTGGAACAAAGGTAGTGAAATGA